The Cuculus canorus isolate bCucCan1 chromosome 5, bCucCan1.pri, whole genome shotgun sequence DNA segment GGGTGGAAGAGCAGATGGAGATCTTGCATTGCTTTAGTTATTAAAGGATAACCAGAAAATTTTATATGTATGGCCAGCCTATGATGaacatttctttaattatatttatttgtttattctctGTTATATGAAAGGATAAGAAGATGGCTGCTGGGTCattatttttgggtttttattttcttttggagaacGTCCCTCAGGGGATTGGCTCAAGGCAGACTGTTGAAGTAACTTAGACTTTTTTATCTATGTGATGTCCTCAGATTACTGGAACAAGCACTCGCCCTTTTCAGCTTACAgtggaaaaactggaaaaggcCTTACTTGATGCCAGGGCAGAGGTAAGTGTACGTGAGCTTTCTATTACCAGTTAAGTCTATGATATGTTTGAGACAGCAGGTTCCAGAAGTGGCCTAAagatcaaaacattttcaaaacctAGCACCTGGCTTTGCAGTTGTCCTTGTAGACCACCTGAGATTACACTGCTTGCAAACTCTGGGGCAATGTAAGGGGGAATCCCTTAGTGTTGTGTCTGTCCAATTTTGGTCACAGCAGAATGAATAAGCCAGAAATACCAAACCATTCACAAAGCCCTGGAACCTGTtaatatcacaaaaaaaatgtacttttgtATGCAGTAAAAAATAGGGACTGCCCAGGGTTTCTCCTTCAGGAAGGCTAGCTGAGTTACCCCAGAACTGACTGCTCTACACAATAATGCAGATGAATACACTAAAACCACTGAGAGTTTTTGAAGGAGAGAGAGGTGCAAATCTAGAGGATAAGTGCAGATGGGTATCACCTTTCTGAAGAGATAATCTCTAAATTTTGATGTTGCCCTAAGCTCCATATGTGACCGGCTCCATCACAACGGGCTCTGACATCTACAGCCAAGTGTGCTCTGAATGAGAACAGTTTGCATCCATATAGCCcaaatgcctattttttttctcattcatgtAATTTGTTACTCTCTTTGGTTATTTGTTACTTCTCAATTACTGATAGCACTCAGAGAAAGTTCTCTTCCATGCTGAGAGCATGTGAGAACACCGTTCTCATTAACTGGTTGACCAGAGGGCAACAGTTGTGGCCAGACTCcttcttttcaaaatcagaGATTCATTCTGTAATCTTTCCTCAGTTCACTTTGCAGGGGataacactgtaaaaaaatcccttaattTGTGTCTAAAAGTTTCCTCAAACAAAGCTAAACTTTGAGATGAAAAAGGTGGAAGCTTAAAAGGAATTTTGTATCACTCACTGCTCGAGTAGAGGAGCTGAAAGTTTATCCCATGATGGGCATTCTCTTAATACTGCTTTATTTGTGTTCTACAGGGTGTCACGGTAAGGGCCTTAATTCTTCTGaatccccaaaatccccttgGGGACATCTATTCCTTGTCAGAGCTGTGGGATTACCTGGAATTTGCTAAAAGGTATGTCAGTTTGGAAGGCTGAGGCATTCCGAGTTGGGTACAGCTTCCAGAATCTGGTGGACTTCTCATTGTTGCTGAATTTATCTGTGAATATCTTTTAAGTCTGACAAACAGTCTGTTCTTCACACACAGTGGTGGGCttaagggaggaaaagggaatggTGGGGACAAGGGATCATGGGCCTGGATGCAGTCACCTGGAGTGGCAAAGCAACTTGCATCAACCAATGCAAGTTTTACTTGTTGGTAGTCCTAGCAAATACCATCGTGCTATGCTTGTTTGGTAAGAAATTTGAGTTTCTTTCCTCTCGGTTTCTCTGTATgtgcagagaagaagaaatatatgAATATGGTTTTCCAGCTTCATGATGGATCATGGATACTCTCTGAAATTTTGTCAATTCTGAGTGGGTGATGATGCATCTTATTCTAGATGGGTAATACATAAAGGATTTAATTTTCCCTAGTGCATTGAAAATGACTGAATTTTTATCTCATTATATCGTTGCAGTGGGTGACGGGTGGATATATCTCAAATCACTTCAGGTGCACATGATAGACCTTATGAGTTGTGAAAGAAATGCTTCTGTTCTGTAAAACTTGATGTCCCTCTTCTTGGTATAAAGCAAGCCTTTGGAGTCCAGAATTTATCTCTACCTCTAAACTAGAAGCAGCCTTCTTTCGTAATCTCCATTTTGTCCTTTTGCAGACACGAACTGCATGTGATAGTAGATGAGATCTACATGCTGTCAGTTTTTGATGAATCAGCCACGTTTCACAGTGTCCTAGGCATGGACAGGTAAAACCAGCTCCTACTTTCCTGGCCATCTTCCAGTGACAGTTCAACATGATGCTTTGCTGAGATGTTGTGACTAGAAGTTAAACCATGAGCTAGCAAATTCTGAATCTGCCTCAAGctgattccttttcttttgtaatttctgaACAGCAAATGCATTTTGTCAAGTTCAATCTAGCAAGTAAAAAACAGTAGTTAGACTTTTGTCGTGGTACACTGTTTGATGCATGCTTCAGTATTCTCTTGTGGCAGTCCCCGAAactggaaacaaatatttaatttgttgaGAGTGAGGCTTTTCTTCCTATCTAAACTTTGTTATCTATTTCCCACATTTCTGTTTATgactttttattgctgtttacttagggtttttttcatatagtAGTCACAGATCAGGTGTTATTACAGACTGGTGAATGGGATTTATTAGTTGTCAATTTAATGAGATGGAAAATTTTGCAAATATCACCTTTCAGAAATACGGTGTggttgttttgatattttttctaatttctagcTTTGACCAGTGGTgctatctttctttttgtctcaaTCACAAGGAACTAAAATACACTTTGTTAAGTGTTAGCTCAGTGTTGCTGGCCTTTGATGTACAACATTGCAAAAGAAGAACTTTATCTCCTTCTGCAAAATAATGggatttgaaagaaagaaaattacttttaattctTGGCAAATACATTGGCACAGACCTGATTTCTAGCATTTTATGTACAAGCTTCATATGTGAAGGAAATCTGTGCATGAAATATCTTTCAAGTGTCTgtacatctgaaatattttaaaatcacgTCTAACACTAGTTCCAGGGAGTCTGTAGCTTCTTAAGTTAGATCAGATTTGAATTTTCCTTACTTGACTGATGTTCCGTGCTGCACTGTCTGTCATTGTGTAATGCTGCCTCTCTGTTTCTGCAATGCTGCACTGGTGATCCAAAAGCTTCAGCACCTATGACACTAACTGCCCATCTGCATCCTTCTACATACAGATTGCCTGATCCGCAGCGGACTCATGTGATGTGGGGAATAAGCAAGGTGAGTGCTGATTACTATTGGGCTGCAGCTTCCTGGCTGGTGTGGTTGGCCTCATGTCCTCTGGTTCCTCATGTTGGAAAGAACACAGCAGCAGTAATAGGATCCCCATCTTCCTGTGCAATGAAGTAGTCTGTCTGTATCTCCTGCAGGATTTTGCTGTCTCTGGGATTCGTTTTGGAACTTTATATACAGAGAACCAAGATGTTGCTAATGCAGTGGCTTCTTTGTGTTATTTCCATGGGGTTTGTGGACCTGTCCAGTACAAGGTTGCACAGTTGCTTAGAGACAGAGGTGAGTCAGTAGCTTCATGTAGGATCCTCTGCAGTTCTCCGTATCTTGGTGGCTGGGGAATCTCTTCCTCATATTTTCCCAAATGTCTCTACAGCTTAATTGACAATCTTTCATAATCCTGAATCTGCCCATGTAACATGTGCCTGACAGTTCTACAAGAAAGGAACATTTCTGCAGAGCTCCTTATCAGCAGAATTAGAGGAGCAGCTTTGAAGAAGTGGAATAGCTGTTTGGATAGAAATAGCCAGTATTGCATAGAACCAGATGGATTTCTAGCTTTGCCCTAGACGGTGTACTAACAGTCCACAAGTAGTAGGTATGAATGTAGGGAAGCTTCCTCAGAAAAGTAAAGAAGATATTATTCTGCTTAGACATGAAACTGCTATATAGTTCTTGCcctgttttttgctttttgaggAAACAGAAACGAAAAATAAGAGGTCAAGGGTGAAATGGAAAAACCATTGTGAGTCTTTTGGAAACTTGAACATACCTGAATTCTTTGTCAActtatgatattttttttttttttatcttccccTTCTGGTCAGATTGGATCAACCAAGTATTCCTGAGGGCCAACCACGCCCGCCTAAAAGCTGCCCATACATATGTGACGGATGAGCTGAAGACACTTGGGGTTCCTTTTCTCAATCGCAATGCAGGTTTCTTTGTCTGGATTGATTTCCGAAAGGTTGGTAATCATCCAGGCCTCTATTGGGAGGAGGGCAGACACAGAGTGCAACTGCATCTAGAGGAAAGTTTGTTGGTGTGATAAGCATTTTGTTAAAGCCCCGTCTGTTGTCTGAGCAGAGGGAAAGGCTGCTTGGCATTTCTgtccattcttttctttctgtctgtctgtacATTTCCCTCTTTGCAGAAATATTACTGCTCTCAAGCCACTTTCCTCcccatttcttcctttatatCACAACTGCTGTACTGCAGAAGTAAAAGGTGTCTGTCTCCCTTGGCCTTTGCAGACCTCATTGGTATTGCAAATTCATAAGGATCTTAATGAGTTAGCCTATATGTTACTAATATCTGGCCCTTCTGCTGACTCTCCTAGTACCTTAGGACAGGCACATTTGAGGAGGAGATGCTGCTCTGGAGGCGTTTTCTGGATAACAAAGTCCTTCTGTCCTGTGGTAAAGCCTTTGAATGCAGTGAACCTGGATGGTTCCGCATCATCTTTGCTGACAAAACCCACCGGCTACAGTTAGGTGagtaatgttttcttctctttttcctcacaCCAGAATTTCTGCAGCactgtttcttcctctccttaATCCTAAACTCATCCTGTTACTATTATCCTCTTGCTTCTCCATTTTTAATCCCTTTCCTTCCATCCTCCAATTTTTTTGAGAGATCTGATGGATTTGGTGACACTAACCCACTAGTGTTTCTCCTCCTTATATCTCTGCAGGTATGCAACGGATCCGCAAGGTTTTGGAAGAGCGGGAGAAGGAGATACTGGCTGAGGAAAAAGAGCAGCCTTGTCAGTCAGATCACGATGGCAAGGCAGATAGCACAGATGAAGTAATTTTCGTGTCCCGCCACCAGGAGCCTACCTGTGCCAATACCTCCAACCTTGGTGACCTCATTGGCCTCCTGCAACAGCAGATGCGCTCATCTGACTGgctacagaaaaatacagccGAGCAGTTTGCACAGGAAAAGCCAGAGATCTATGATGTATTCAGCAAACTGATGGGGAAGCAGTAGAAGTCAGTGTGCCCTCAGGGGGTTTCCTGAGCAGTAACTGACCCTGGTCCCCTAACAGCTCAGCAGTGACTTCTGgcaaataatatattttctgtatggCAAGAAAATCTCTTTGTAAAACTCCTCCTCTCTGACCTGTTTGAGATCTCTAATTTGTATTATATAGGTGCATTCCTTGGTTTGGGGTGAGAGTAGGGAATGGTAGGGGGCCTTGTTTGCCTGCTGCCCCCTGTCCTGCAgcattattgtattttttatttaatttctaatgaaTATGCTGTTAACTCTATTATAAGGTCCTGTGCTGTcatttttttgtgctgcttATGTCATACTTTCCAGGAAGACAGAGATTCAAGATTGTTAAAATGTGTAGTTTCCCTTTTCCTGAATGATGATTAGATGTAATTAACTATTTCAGGGCCAGAAGATGATTGCTTTCTCAAAGAGGTGTTCTTGGGAGGTAGTGTCAGCCCAACTTAGCCTCAGCTAAGGGTAAATAAGCATGTGTACGGGTTCATCTGCGTGGGTGAGGCCCTTAGGACTGTGGTCATCTAGTCTGAGTTCTgtaaagcttttcattttgagtTGGTTACCAGTCTAACCTCAGATCAGACAGTGTGCAACACCCTCAGCTGGTGAAATGcccatttttgtttctatctttctttttttgtattcatACAAATAAACAACGTCTACCGGCCTCTCAGCACAGTGTCCACAAAAGAGCTAAGAAGGGGGAGCTGACTGAAAGTAGGTGCATCTCTTCTGGTTAGCAGTGAGGTGTATTGGCAGGACAGTGCAGAGAATGCTGCTTCTGCCCTGCACTAGATCTAGCTACTTTAAGCCCACAGGCTTCCAAGATAGTACCTTCCACAGTTATTGTGGTGATTAGGGAAATTTTTTATCTATGTTTGTCAATTTGCAGGGTAATTTTTTGACTGAACAATATTCTTCCAaatccttcctctcttttccatttttaaagacactttTCCCTGTATGATGGTGGTAAAGTATTTCAGTTAGAAAGCTTCCTTCACAGATACAAAGCTCTTTAATTTCTGGTACTATAACATTTTAGGTATCTGAAATGATATTTAAACTGATCTTTCTGCATACATATTCATCTAGAGTTAAAGAAATTGCCCATGAAAACTAATGGAAGTGCACCTTTCTCCTCTTATAATTTATTCTAATAGTAACCAAGTTTCATCCTGGGCTCCGTTTATATAATGAGTTAGAGAggtaaaagataaaatttagGCTAGACTCTATGCTGTTAAAGCAGTTGGAGTTTACTGATCACAAGTGAATAACCATCTTCTACTCTTCTGATCAAGCCTTCAAtgaaaggaaaggcaggaaaaaatcCTTGGTCCCATGAAACATGCATTTTACTTAGATTTGTTCCCTGTAGATCTTTTAGGAGAAGGGTAGTGTTAAGACTTAACAGGAAATTCACATTATTCTTTGATTCGTTCTTCAAGTAAAAGagctttcattttgcagttgCTTTATGAGGTGAGTTGTTGGTGTTGGATGGCTCACAGTGGTACCATTGTGGctgtgttggttttgttcttggGCACTGTAGATTTGGGCAGGTGGGCATGTCATAATGAGTGACAAAAGCATATGTCTATATTGTAAACCAAATTACCAAGGCACAGGTAGCAAAAGTAAAGCCACTTTGGTACTTGTAATTGCACATGCAGCTATTTTTGTAAGACTGGCTCACCTAAGAGGggattgctttgtttctttctgcagcaaTTCAGACCACATCATGAAGAACAGGGCAAGGTAACCTAAAAGGCTATATATACAAGAAGACACGTATTCCATTTAAGAAAATCCAAGTGGAGAGCTACACTCATTATTCATTGCaattaatgctttatttattaCCAACTTGCATAAACACTGGCAACTGACTGATGACAAGATCCTAGATTATCTGCAGCCAGCAACTGTATTAACCAGTCTGAGATGGTTATAAATACTTTGCTTTTTGCCCTCAGTTTGCTGGCATCAGTTATTTTTAGCAAATAGCCAGTCGACCTTACCAAAATGAAGAATCAAAAAtagtctggaaaaacactgcaagGAAAGGCTATTTTTAGCTCTCTGTCTATTCCCTGCTGCTATCCAGCAAGGTCTCATGGCACAGCTCATGCACGGGCATTTAGTTATTCTAGGCAAATGCTTGTCATGACCTGTTCTTTCCCTGAATACCTCGCTGCAGAACGCATTTGATTGATTAAAGATTAATGATCTGCAAACCGTGACAGCTGAAAGCTTTAGAGAGGGGCAAAAGTACACTGACTGAGTGTTTCTATCTGCATGTTTCTGCCACattattgtttttctgaagGGAATTACTTGCCTGACTGAATATCCTGATGTCTCAAATCCTTCACTGGGAGCTATAGCAGCAGACCTCAAAAGtacatttacatttgtttttcctctcagttcATGAAGGCAGTAAAGGACATACAGTTACAGACATTGGGCAGATCACTGTATTGTCCAGCATCATCAATCTCAAACCAGCAGCACCAGAGGTGTATGATGGACTGGCTTGAGAGAAAATTGGCTGTTAGATAAGAGTTTATTGATGGGGTGGATTATAAATTCAACTGATATAAATAAGGGTATCATTTAGTTGTAAGACATAAAACAAAATGGTGAGCCAAAGCAATGATCTGCTTGTTACAATATCCTGCTTTCTCCTacataagactttttttcacttaGTTCAGTACCTTATATATTGGTAGTAGCCattaacaaatatttcagaagaaaaacccCTGAATTATGATTGTTAGTTGTGCTATGCCGTAGGTTGAAAATAAGGTGGAAAAAGATGTCCCTAAAACATTGGGTTTTGTATTCTAGATGAAACTTcatatttgccttttaaaactATCTCCTTTTGTTATCAAGGACTTTTCAGAATGTGCTGCTTACAGCACTGACTGCATAAAGTACAACCATGATCTCACATGCAGCTGCTTTACATGCATGgagacacagcagcagaagggtCTCTGAGTGTTTCTACTCTTTATACTGATCATCCTAGCAGAAAATACGTGATGCTGTATGTGACAGTAAGCAAATGTATGGTGTGATGGTAAAGCCCTTAAAACCAAATTCCCTTAAAATCCCCAAAGAGTCACATAAGGCAGGAGATAAAAGGGCAAAGCAGAGAGAGGTAAATTACCTTGTGCATTTATAAAAAATGGTAGACCGTTATGCTGGTGAATATTTTTACAAGCTATAAATGGCAACCTGGAGTCTAAAAATagatgctgtgctgcagaatTGTCTGGCTTAGCTACATCACTAGAATATAAACAAGCTCCATGATGTAGTTTCAGGGGAATCTCTATCAAAACAGACTACATCCTCcatttttcctgctattttgaaataaagtagTTGATGCTGCCTGCATTTCTCTAATTCTAGCTTTTAATACAATTTCACTGCTTTCCAAATTTTCCTACTGGGATGAACATTTCAGCTACAATCGATTTAATGCactttcttctccctggtagagcagagagacagaggaaGCACCTGTGGGAACCTCCTTGGCTGGCAAAGGCAGCACTCCGCAGCCCCCCCAGGCGCAGGTGGACCAGCCAGTGTCCCTGTCATGCGACAGGGCTGTGGATTCCCCTCCCTGGCTTGGTAACGTCCATGCTCAGGCTGATATAGTCTATTCAATGCAGAAGAGATCCACGCACTCATCCCAGCAGCCCCGGCACGTGATTGCTGCCCCTTTTAATTCACAAAATTGGACATGGTCCATCCACCCTCCAGAAGGAGAGCTCCTGCCTCTGATCCATGGACTGGGCAGCTCACAATTTCAAGCTGATGGGTTAAAATCATAACTATTATATGCTCTATCAAACCCTGATAACTTGCActagggaggaggaaaaagacagTACCAGCTCAGAAGGGAAACTTTAACATTGGAATCCTTTCTGTTGTTGGCTTTGCACATCACAGACAGGGTGAACAAGGTAGCAGTGAGTCTGAGGAGAATGCTACATCACCTGCTATGCAACGAGAAGACattgagagaaagaagaggaagcacCGCAGtgacagcatttcttctttcttttttggaatACCAGAGCCGTCTCTGTGCATACATGTAGATAGATTTGCAGAAAGCAGTTTTTCCCAAGGGCAGGTGAAGTAAAAGAGAATTAACCCATTGCTGACAGTAAAGACTATACTCTGTGTGAGTCAGATTAATTTTAGAGGTTTAGAGTGGGGACAGTtaccccctctccccatcctttcACAAATACATATCATAGGATGACACAGTATCACCTCACCATTTTACATAAGatatgaatatataaaaatagttaCAAGAAAAATTGATGAAGGGAATAATATATTTCAGGCCAGTGAAAGCTTATGCTGTGAGACACTTTGgcaaatcttttaaataaccAGGGGGAGCACCGGAGCTGTCTTCTCTTACCATCCTGCACACCTTGTATACCAGGCACCAGAGAGCAGGTAGCAGACTGGAGATGCTTCTGGCCCAGAAGTCAAGCAgctgaaggggctgcagcaaCAGAAGTTAGCATGGAAGGACATTGCTGAGCTCTGGTAGCTCTGCGGCTGTTGCAATGTTCCCTGCAGACCTGCAGCTTGACAAAACAGAGGTCTTGCTCCTCAAACAGCCCATATCTGTCCTCAGactggcaggagaggagagccAGTAAACAGGTAAGAACTGTTTACAGGTGGGAGATGTAAAGTCATCCTTGTTTCCACCTCAGTGGCACTTAACATAGTCAGGGTCTACTGAGATCAGcccagagagcagagaaaggtAAAGAATGTGGCTGCCACGTGCAGGGACACTACACTGCTACTGCTGAAATGTCTCTGCTGCACGGCTGCAGTATGTGTGGTTTAGCTGCAGCATCTTAgctactttttattttgcaaaggaTCAGTTTGCCTACAGACCAAGTCACATCCCGTTTTTGGGAATTATATCAGTGTTTGTGATTCCTGTACAGCTGGAGTTTAGCATGACAAATTTGTTGGGCTGTATTCTCTCAGGAGAGGGGTTGGTTTGTGTTACTCTTGGAAAGGGTTTGGGAGAGGTGTGGGTTTGCTGGTTTTCCTCACTTAAGTAGCGTGATCCAACCAGTTTGAAAGTGACACAGGACCCAAAATTCTTTGGTCAATGAGGAAGCGTGAAACAGTTTTGGAAAGGTGCACAGAACTGGAAGAAAGTGAGACAGGAATGCAAAGGTATGGAAAAAACAGGGCAGTGGCGGCTGGTGGGTAAAAATTTTGTGCACCCTGATAAACATTAACATCCTGGGACACAGGGAGTGTCCGTTCTGCGGAGAAAAGCCTCCCTGAACCCTGCAGCCGAGCCTCAGGCACAGGGGCATGGGCTCAGTGCTGCACAGTTTGATGGAAGGAAGTTCACCAGCAATCAGGGATACTCCTCAAAATGAGAAGCAGGCTTCGAGGGGATCTGAGGTGAGCGGCCAGCACGGCGTGGTGGGGCTGCACATGGTGTAGCATCTGCAGCTGTCCAGACAAGAGTGTGAGgtaggggaggaggaaagggctCAGAAACGTCTGCAGTTGGAAAATACTGAGTTTCTTCTGATACAAGAAGTCACTATCACAGAgagaggaatatttttgatttaagctaaagtttcatctaagtaattgtgttctttgaaagttagatagaatgtccctctgatagcgtgttttctttcaaacgGTGTTCTCCAGATGCTATTCTTTCTTTGGAGATGGTAACACCTTGTGTGCAGcatggtctgtgctgaacaaaTGTGTCTTCTCCTGTAATCCCGTTTGCAGTCTCTTCCaatctcaaaggcaaggtcaggcaaagctggctccaaagcttcaaattagcaagagactggtctgttgtgaagttcataataacattaaaattattccttGGAAAGTAGtagaatatgcataaaattTCTGGCAAGATTTATCCACATGTATGGATGAAGAACCTGAAAGGATAAGCACTCTTttagagttgcaagaatttattggtCTGCTTAATTGTCTTGTGAGATGTAGTTGTCTTGGGTcaagagataacctgaagggagtctccagacatggttggataacctgaaaaaaaccccattctttgaggacttacacagttctttgtctaaaactagtctATATACCCACGGCTTCTGTAAGATGGGATGCCATGTTTAGAAGTGCATCCcattcagcactgaattgtaaaataaaaatattattgcctttgctttgaagactttgtACTTTACAATACCTGACCAATGAATAAGCGTTTCTCACAGCTCTCTCATGTTGCCCAGACCAGATGAAGAacgcttgctttctaaaacactgttctttctttggTGATGGTAACGCCTTGTGTGCATCACAGTCTGTACTGAACAGGTGTGTCTTCTCCTGCAATCCCCTGTTTGCCGTCTCTCCTgatctcaaaggcaaggtcaggcagagcttgCTCCAAAGCTCCAGATTAGCAAGAGACTAGGCTGTTGTGAggttcataataacattaaaattattccttggaaagtaatagaatatgcattaAATTTCTAGGAAAATTTATGCAtgtgcatgtaagtgggaagtCCATTCTGCCCCTGCTGCACATCATCGATGGAGATCTCTCTGTgtgaattaattgataagttttgctgcagctggtttctatatttaattgtttattattatttgtaatataaaaatgtCTTGTATCAAATGATAACATGCGGAcagtctccagacatggatcTGtaaggcaaggtcaggcaaaGCTgactccaaagctccaaattacCATgagatttggctgttgtgaGGTTCTTGCTCTCTAAAACTCTCCAGCAAAGTCTCGGAGCGCTTACGCACCAGCGTTTTCCGTGCGTCCTCCCGTAGAGCCGGGCTGAGCGAGCTCGGAGCGGCACCACCCCTGCTCCGCGCCCTCCCGCCGCGCAGGGGCGCTCTGGCAGCAGGCGCGGCTCGGGGACCCGGGGGGCGGTGCCAGCTCCGCGCATGCGCCCCTGCCAGGCCGTGGGCGGCAGAGCTGCCCCGCGCCGAGCGGCCTGGGCGACGGCGAGCGGAGGTGAGTGGGGTCGTCACGGAGGGGAACCGGTTTCTGGCTCTTCCTCGGCAGCCCAGCCTTATTGCTCGATCCGTGTCACGCTTCGAGTGCTGCTTGACCTTACCCCGCAGGTCGCCCGAGTGGGTTGCGCGCGGTACAGCGGGGATCGAACGGTTCTGTGCGTGGAGAGttacatttttgtgtgttttcaccCCCAGGATTCGATCTAGACGGCTTTCTGAGTGACTCAGATGCTTGCTGCAAGTGGGTAGTCTTTATCCTAACGCGAGTGGTGCTGCTCCCGTGttaggaaggaggagaaagatggGCAACGGAGACATATGGAAAACTTATAGTTGTGGAACTGAGAGTAATGCAGCTTTCTGGCATATGTCGTGATAACAGCATCGTGCATGTATTGTTCTGCGCAGCAGGATCTAAAAGCTGATTTTGGCCTCAGAATGTGAATGTAAATTAATGAAGGCAGCGGTTAAAAGTGGAATTATGTATTGGCATCTGAGGTTATTTTTGTGCTGCTGTAAGTGCAGTCACTTTGTGTGTCAGCCACCCTAGTCTGACAGTCTTTTGTTAAGAACTGCCAAATAAACACCCCAGTTTGTTATAAAGACCATTTAATGCCTTattgatgtttattttattaatattttctgcctACTGTACAGTTGACTGTCAGACTTCCTTGCtcacaaaataagaaagcatCCCATTTATCCGGAAGGACAACGCATAATTATACCATCCATGttcttcttcaggaaaaacacGGTTTCTACATTTATAAAGCTCACACTGTGCAGAGTACAGGTGGGATTTATTTATTGTGGAAGCTTTAGTTGAAAACCTAGACAGGGTTTTGCATGCCACAGGTAGCTGATTCTTCAGTCTGTAATTAATATAAATTGCTTCTTGCCAGAACCACAATTCTGCTTGTAACATCAAAGACTTAAAGGAGTTGTGTGACTCTCTGATATATTACATCAGGTTTTTCACTACAAGTGGTATTCAGACTACAG contains these protein-coding regions:
- the ACCS gene encoding 1-aminocyclopropane-1-carboxylate synthase-like protein 1 isoform X2, encoding MANSSRIQNVVPRPGFSALHRLRKKRKGQRVKDPLDDLLLKTLTSQRAMEERFLQMEERRFQRDLDFEERRMQLEQRRFELEREHEFRMFNVFAQMLSILKQSHSGSSSSTVMPRGTDFSQALYEIAGMGGGGGNLQDTRAHPLAERRVDIRGFCNPARDFQKSPYLSARGNMANIFHGSTEEGYEAYHADKYDEDKNPNGIINFGTSENKLCFDLMSKRLTQNDMNLMEPALLQYPDWKGHKFLREEVARFLTYYCKAPAPLKAENVIVLNGCGSLFSALATVLCDPGEAVLIATPFYGGITYSVFLYGNVKLVYAYLDSKITGTSTRPFQLTVEKLEKALLDARAEGVTVRALILLNPQNPLGDIYSLSELWDYLEFAKRHELHVIVDEIYMLSVFDESATFHSVLGMDRLPDPQRTHVMWGISKDFAVSGIRFGTLYTENQDVANAVASLCYFHGVCGPVQYKVAQLLRDRDWINQVFLRANHARLKAAHTYVTDELKTLGVPFLNRNAGFFVWIDFRKYLRTGTFEEEMLLWRRFLDNKVLLSCGKAFECSEPGWFRIIFADKTHRLQLGMQRIRKVLEEREKEILAEEKEQPCQSDHDGKADSTDEVIFVSRHQEPTCANTSNLGDLIGLLQQQMRSSDWLQKNTAEQFAQEKPEIYDVFSKLMGKQ